The following coding sequences lie in one Phaenicophaeus curvirostris isolate KB17595 chromosome 5, BPBGC_Pcur_1.0, whole genome shotgun sequence genomic window:
- the LOC138720821 gene encoding ras-related and estrogen-regulated growth inhibitor-like: MSFPRPLRRSLSLSPARSLRLVVLGQSAVGKTALTVRFITRRFIGDYDPTLEMIYRHVAVIDGEMVHFEILDTAGQEEDSLQIEEKIKWGDGFAVVYSVTDRCSFDEVMRLCFLINHLHSSPKRSSGSEQPPVVIVANKKDLQFDRMVSTEDGKNLSKALKLPFYEISTRDSYEETVAVFSALYQELVRQGHFSPGSFKRRTVSKLMEKIPKMQASSTVNSAGRSLSFNSFRDYIPE; the protein is encoded by the exons ATGAGCTTCCCCCGGCCGCTGCGCCGCTCGCTGAGCCTCAGCCCGGCCCGCAGCCTGCGCCTCGTCGTGCTGGGGCAGAGCGCCGTGGGCAAGACAG CACTGACCGTGAGGTTCATCACCAGGAGGTTCATTGGAGACTACGACCCAACCCTCG AAATGATCTACAGACACGTGGCCGTCATCGATGGGGAGATGGTGCACTTCGAGATCCTCGACACGGCAGGACAG GAGGAGGATTCCCTGCAGATAGAGGAGAAGATCAAATGGGGCGATGGCTTCGCCGTGGTCTACTCGGTGACAGACCGGTGCAGCTTCGATGAGGTGATGCGGCTCTGCTTCCTCATCAACCACCTCCACTCGAGCCCCAAGCGCAGCAGTGGGAGCGAGCAGCCCCCCGTGGTCATCGTGGCCAACAAGAAGGACTTGCAGTTCGACAGGATGGTTTCCACGGAGGACGGCAAGAACCTCTCCAAAGCCTTGAAGCTCCCTTTCTACGAGATCTCCACCCGGGACAGCTACGAGGAGACCGTGGCCGTGTTCAGTGCTCTCTACCAGGAGCTCGTGAGGCAGGGGCATTTCTCCCCGGGCTCCTTCAAGAGGAGGACGGTGTCAAAGCTGATGGAGAAGATCCCCAAGATGCAAGCCAGCTCCACCGTGAACTCGGCTGGCCGGAGCCTCAGCTTTAACTCCTTCAGGGACTACATCCCCGAGTGA